The window TATAGCTTCGTTAAACAGTTTTAGAATTTTTTCAGTTTCATTATTTAAATCTTCTTTAATAATTTTTTCAACTGAATTTTTAATTTCTTCAATTGTAGAATTAGAAAAATCTCCTTCTACTTGACCTACTATTAAATTTTTATGCTTAGTAACTTCCTGAAAGTAAGCGCGATTCTTTTCTGTACCTAATATAATTAAAGGTCCATTATTACTCAGATAAGGTGCAAGGAGATTATCAAGTTGTCTAAGAAATTCTTTATCAAATTGAGTTAAATAAGTAGAATCTTTGTATCCAGTACCTACAGCAAGTAATTCACGATCACTAGTTACATCATAATTTAACTGAAATGGAAAGCCTTTCATGTTTTCTTGCATTTCTTGAGAATCTATAATCTCATCTATATAGCCTAAAGTTGCTTTAAAAAGACGAGCTGGTTTTTTACTTATAGATAAAATCCAATAAAGCTTTGATCTATTTAAAGCTCCTAAAAGTTCTCTAATCTCAAACTGTCTATTAATACATACTTTTTCTTCAACTTTGAAAGGTAAGTCATAAGCAATGGCAATATCCTTATTAACAAAAAAAGCAATTCCGTCTAAAGTTTTTGAAAAATCTATTTGCTCTGCTAATTCATTAAGAGAATTAATCAAAGTGCTAACATCTCTTTTATCAAATTCCTTAAGTAGCATGTTAGTAGCTTGATTTACTAAATCCTTTACTTTTATAGGATCTTTTAATCTATCAGGTATTGTTCTATGAGTAGGTGCTATAATAGTTATAGATGGATAAGACCTATATTTTTTTAAAATTTTTATATCATCACGGGTCATAAACTTCCCCTTTTAATTCAGTTTAAATATTTTTATCTTAAGTTATAATAATATTAATATAACAAGATTCTAACTTTAAAATCTATGATTTAAGAGATAATTCTATAAATTCAATTAATTGCACTCTACTTAATTCTTGGCTTCTACTACCAATCAGTTTCCCATCTTTAAAAAATAAAAATTCTGGAACTACACCTATATTATAATTCTTAGTAAGTTCTCTATTTTTAAGGATATCTACTTTATAAAACTTCATTTTATCTTTATATTTATAAGCAATTGCTCCAATGGTTTTTTTCATAGATTTACATAAAGAACATAAGGGAGAATAAAATTCTATTAATACTGGCTCTCTTTTATTAATAATTTCATCTAACTGCTTTTGCGACGCGATTGATTCTATTTTTAGAATATCTTCTTGTACAGGATAATAAGAATTTTGTTTAACTATCTTTTTTAATTCTGGGCTCATATCAAGATCTGATAAAAATTTTACAGCATTGGCTGCTGCTTTAGTCGCATCACCAGATGCCGTGCTTGCTTGTTTATAAATTCTATCGCATACATTACCTGCCGCATAAATGCCCTTAATATTTGTCTCTTGTGTTAAACTATCATGATTAATATATCCATCAGGATCTAAATTTAATTGATCTTTAAATACTGATGAATTAGGATCAAATCCTATTGATAAAAATACCCAATTTGTTTTAACAATAGATTTTTCACCAGTTTTAGTATCTATTATATTAACACCTGTTAATTTATTACCATCTCCTTCAAAACTTTCTATATCTTTATTAAATAAAATCTTAACATGAGGTAAATCTTTGATTTTTTTGTACATATCATGTATTGCTCGAACTTTTTCAGACCGTAAAATCAAAGTTATCTCTTTTGCATAAGGAGCAAGTTGCAATATACGTTCAACGGCTGAATCACCTCCACCTATCACTACTGCATGTTGATCTTTAATTAAATGAGCATCACAAAGAGGACAAGATAATATTCCTTTAATCCAATATTTATCTTCATTTTTAACTCCTAATCTTTTCGGGGTTGCTCCTGTTGCTATAACTAATGACAATGCATAGTAGTAACGATTTGGATCTTCTTGAGAGTGCAATTTAAATGGCCAAGTAGAAAAATCTACTTCTTTTATAGTGTCATTAACTAAGTAAGTTCCAAAGCTCTTTGCTTGGTGCTCTAAATTATTCATGATATTAAGACCACTATCTTTATTAACACAAGGCCAATTCTCAACTAATATTCCATCTTTTAATTGACCCAATGGAGTAGGACCATGAAAAACTACCGTATGTAATCCAGAGCGAGCTCCGTAAATTCCCGCACTTAACCCTGCTGGACCGGTTCCTAAGACAGCCAATGGAATGATATTGATTTTGTCTTTTATTAAATTTAAATCATAGGAGCAATCTGCTAAATGATTACTAAAATTTAATAAACATAAAAACATAAATACCTTTGAAAAGTTATTTTCCATTAAAATTCCCCCTAAAAAATTAATAACTTATTTATTAATTTTTAATATTTGATTTACAAAATAATATAAATTAAGTTATAAATATTTAAAAATTATAAACTCTTTAAATACTTAAACTATAATGTCTCAACTTATTATTCAATCAATGTTATCTATTTTTACATATTTTATCTGCAATTACATTTTAATAAAAATTTTAATAAAAAATCACTTTCTTTTTAAACAAAATTTATTTTCAATGTGTATATCTTTAATATTAGTATTATTTCGATCTATATTCTTGCTTTATCCAATAATACCTATATTTGAAATTTATATACTCAAGCCTATTTATTATATAATTTATAACTTTTTACCTTCAACACTCAATATTTTTATAATAAAAAATATCGATGCTATACCTTTAATTGTATCTAATATATTAATTACCGTTATATTTGTTTACCATACTTTAGCTCAAATATTTTTAATAGATAGTAAGAAAATAGTCCGTATACTTTTTGCTAATATTGTATCTTATTTAATTACAATAATGAGTAGCTTACTAACTCATAAATTTATAGAAAAATTTATTGTTTTTTAAATATAGGAGAAATTATAATCTAATAACATTTAAGGCTATAAAAAATAAAAAGGTAAGAAAATGAAAATATTAATATATTTATCTATTATTACTCTAACTTTTAGTTTAAGTAATTGTATGCAAAAGAGTGAACAAGATATTTTACATGATAAATTATGTGCCTTTGCCTCAATGAATGCTGATAAGATAAAGGAGATATTAGAATCCAGAGAAACTTTTGATATAAACTATAAGTGTTCTAATAATGATACTCCATTACATATAGCAGTTAAGACAGGTCAAGTGAAAATAATAGATTTAATCCTTAATTATAACATTAAAAGCTGGTACAATTTTTTTGGTTTAGGTCTTTACTATCCAGCAGATATTAATGTACAAAATAATCAAGGAAATACTCCTTTACATGAAGCTGCAAAAGCAACTACCATTAAGTTTGTTACTTCTGCTCAACATTTATTAGATAACTCTCATCATGATATAGATGTAAATATAAAAAATAATGAAGAAAACACAGCTTTACACGTATTAGTAAAATCTTTTTTTGAAAGAAAAAAATCTCAATCTCAAGAGTTGATTGATAAGAAAATTAAATTAATTAATAAATTAATAGAAAAAGGGGCACAAATAGATTTGAAAGATAAAACGGGCAATACAGCTCTACATTTGGCACTTAAGACTTGTAATGTAGAGATGTTAGATACTTTAGTCCGCGGTATGCAAAATCAAAGGATGTGTATAAACCTAAATGTTCAAAATAATAATGATGAAACCCCTTTACATATAGCTGCTAGATACTGTAAGGTTAACGCTAAAGACATAGTAAACTTACTTTTAAATTATGGAGCAGATGTCAATATATATAATATTCTTTCTTTAAGACCTCTTGATGTTGCCATACTTAAGGATAATAAAGAAGTAGTAGAAGCTATACTTTATAATCAGGGACAAGTGTCTAATCTTAATATAAATGAGCAAATAGGTGAAAATATAACCATAGAGAAGGAATATAAACACATATTCTCTGGTGGAGAAACTGCTCTACATTTAGCTACTTATATTGGTAATCAGTATATAATAAATTTATTGCTCAATGCAGGAATTGACAGAACCATAAGAAATAATGAGGGTCTCACAGCAGAAGATATTACTAAAAAAAAACATAGCTATCTTATTCATTCCTTACAATCTTTCAGTGCAACTTTACCCGCTCTTTCAAGTAAATAATCTAAATTTTAATCAATTTTTTATCATAAGACTTATTAAGTCTTATGATAAAATTAATTCAGGAGTACCATCTTCAGAAATGTTGATCATACTGATAATTTTGTGATCCTCACGATCAAGTAATTGTATCATTTTATCAAGTGATTTTATTAATATATCCTTCCAAATGAAATCTATATGTTTAGGATCATAATCATCAACTAAAACTCTTGCTTGTTTTAAATTGGGAGTTGGGCTAAAGACTCTTTTTGAAAATAAAGGTATTTGTTTTTCTTCATTTTTTGAACTGTAGTATAAACCTTGAGGATCAAGGACTTGTGTTAGATCTCCTTCAGAATAAAAAAGATATACTTTTTTAAAGATAACATTGGAGACATAATTCTCAGTAGCTTTTTGCACAGGAGTTGCTAATAAAATTAATCTATCGATAAAAAATTCATTATCTTGATATTCTTGAACAATCTCGGTTAATAATAAAGCAACATTACCACCATGGCTATGGCAAATTAAATTAATAGATTCATTAGGATCTTTTAAAGAAAGTTTTAAAGACTTTAATTCTCTATATAAATCAAGCGCTGCTAATTTGCGAGCATTAAAACTCAATTTCCCAGACCAGCCAAAAGTATAGAAAGAATCTATTGAAAATATTGGAGAATTTTGACTTAATAAATGAATCATACGACCATGAGCGTATGATTTATTTAGAGCATGTGCGGTATTCATTCCTAAAGGAATATCAAACATACGGACTAAATGAGATAAACCTGGAAATAAAGTTCCATGTACTAAAACATTCAAGGCGTTAATATTGTATACATAAAAACATAATAAAAATATAAAAAATTTATTTTTAAACATAATAGACCTTAAACCCTTACTCTTTATAAATAGTATTTACTTAATATTACTTATATTTTAACCTACAGAACACTATATTTCAAAAGCTTAAAATAAAAAATTTTATAATATTTGATACTTTAATAGTATTTAGCATAGAATTACTTAAATATTATCAAAACAAGGAGAATAAATGAAAATTAAAGTTCAATCAAATATCGAGCTATACGTAAAAGATATTGGCAAAGGTCAACCCATTTTGTTTATACATGGTTGGCCTTTTAATCATACACAATATGAATATCAGTTTAATCGATTTCTTGAATTAGGATATCGTTGTATAGCAGTAGATATGCGGGGAGCAGGAAAATCAGATGCACCATGGGAAGCATTAAGTAGTAAAAATACGCTATATACTTATGATACATTTGCTGATGATATAAAGAAAGTAATAGATGATCTTGAGCTTAAAAATATAATATTAGTAGGTTTTTCAATTGGTGGAGCCATGGTCTTACATTATTTGGCAAAATATAGTTGTTATCAGGTTTCTAAAGCTCTACTTTTAGGAGCAGCCGCTCCGTTGTTTACTAAAAGAGAAGATTTTAATTTTCCTTCATTTGATAAAGCTAGTGTAGATAAGTTAGTAGAAGATATTAAATATGATCGACCAAAAGCGGTAGCTGATTTTGCAAATAATGTTTTTCATAAAGAAGTAAGTTTGCCATTTAGAGACTGGATACAACAAATGTGTATGTCCATGGATGCTAATGCAACTATAAAATGGCTGATAAGCTTACGAGATTTTGATTTAAGATCAGATATGTCTAAAGTTAATGTACCAACTGCAATATTTCATGGTAAAAATGACAAGATATGTCCTTTTGAATTAGGTCAGACTTTACATAAAAATATTAAGTCTTCAAAGTTAGTTATTTTTGAAGAAAGTGGTCATGGCCTCTGGCACGATGAACTTGAAAAATTTAATACAGAATTTATAAATTTTATTAAACAATAAAAAATCCCCTAATAGGGGATTTTTTTATTTAAAGCAATGTTTACATGCTTCTGCACATTCATTACAAGCTTTGATACACTGTAAAACTAAATCTATACATAATACAGTTCGATTTTTACACTGATTGATTACTTGGTTACAGGCATCGATACATTTTTTACATTTTTCTATACTATTTCTAATTTCCTCATTATCCATATAAGCGAGGGCTTTAATAGAAATGTCAATATGATTCTGACATGCTTCTATAGAATCGTGACAGGCTTTTGTGGTTTTTCCAATTTGCTCTCCACAATCCTCATAACTTCTTATACTACACATATCTATAAGCTTTTGGCATTCGTCAATACACTTTTCACATTTATCTACACAATTTTTACATGCTTGTATATGATCTTGCATTATACTATTTTTATCTGACATAATTACTCCTTAAAGTTAATAATTTTAACTTATTCTAAATAAACTTGAATAGACTAATCTATACTTAAATTAAATCTAGACAAACAGATTAACTTTTTACAATAATATAAATTAAAGGCTTATATTTTATAAGTAATTAATACAATTTAATGAAGATATAATTAAAGTAAAATAAAAATATTTATTTTTTTTAATGAATTATTATTGACTTTTTGATATTAATTATTTTATATTTAACTTAATAATAAACTAAGGTAAATATTATGAAAAATAAAATTCTAATATTATTAATTATAACTGCAAATTATGCAAATCTATGTCATTCTCAATCAGATCTACTGCGAGGATATGTGCATAATCAAATTCATGAATCAAGTATTCCTGAATATAAAGAGTTTAATGAAAAAATAAAAAAACTTTTTCAAATACAAAATCACAGCAATGTTCAACAAAAAGAAAGTATGATTAAAGATATTAGAAATTTTGGTAATAATTTAATTGAGAAATTAAATCGTCAGTTAAATGACTCTAAATTAGATTTAACCAAAAGTGAAAGAAAGACGATAGCAGAAGTTATAGAAAAAATAAAAGAAAAGTTAAAGAAACTAGTAAAAAAAATATAAAGTTTTAATTTTAGGAATTAAAATGGATAACAAAGATAATAAAAAAATTAATAATAATCTTAATGATATCAATCAAGACAGAGCTGAGTGGAATAAAGAGTGGTCTCTTGAAAAACAAACAGAAGGTCTTGATAAAAAAGCTGTAGAAAAACAAGAAAGGATAGGAAAATCCTTAGAAAACGAAAAAAAAGAAGGGAAAGAAAATGGCAGACAACAAAAACAAAAATCTTAACAATAATAACACAAATAACGGTAACTTAAACTCAGATAAATATTCAAAACAAGGTAGTTCCTATAGCAACCAAAATGGTTCTTCTGAAAAAGGTGCTCAAGGTTCTAACTATCAAGGTAACGAAAATCAAAATCGTTCCCAAGGTACTTCTTATGGTAAACAAGGATCTAGTTCCTCTTCTAGAGAAGGGTTAAACGAAGATCGTTCAAACCAAAGTGGTTCTTATTCAAGAGGAACTTCTTCAAACGAAGAAATGTAATTTAAGTAGATTAGTTTTACTTAGATAAAAATATAATCTAATTACTATTAATTAGATTAAGCTGGAGATTATTGTCTTATAATTCTCCAGCTATTTTATTTTCAAATATACAATGAATACTTATTAATTTTTAAAAATTTAACAATTTGAAAAATATATCGATTGAGACATAAGACGTTGACAAATACCTACTATTTCTTATACTTATAGGCAAGTTAGGACTAATTTAATTAGTTATTGCTTTTTTAATTTGATAGTTTCTTAGATAGTCTATCAATAATGCAAGAAAATAAACAATTCAATCTCTTAATTGAAGGAGTTAAAATGAAGAGATTAAACTGTAAAACACTAATGATGTCACTTAGCTTACTTTTACCATTAAGCAACATGTCTCAAGCAAGCCAAGTTGAAGGTAACGATTCTCAGGTAGAAGAATCTCTAGAAAATGCATGCGGATGCGGTGGATCAAGACCAAATGCTCAACCAAGACCTAGACCAAATAATCCACAATCACAAAAACCTATCACTAAAGATCAAGAACAAGATCAAGTAGAAGAAGATAAAGATAGATCTTTATCAGAAGAATTAGATAAAGCAATAAATCATATAAGATACTTTATGCAAAATCTATCTGAAAAAGAATCTCAAGAATTAGATGCACTAAAATCTAAATTACAAGATATAGAAGATAAAACAGAAGAGTACTTAGAAAAAGTATATGCAGAAC of the Candidatus Babela massiliensis genome contains:
- a CDS encoding alpha/beta fold hydrolase → MKIKVQSNIELYVKDIGKGQPILFIHGWPFNHTQYEYQFNRFLELGYRCIAVDMRGAGKSDAPWEALSSKNTLYTYDTFADDIKKVIDDLELKNIILVGFSIGGAMVLHYLAKYSCYQVSKALLLGAAAPLFTKREDFNFPSFDKASVDKLVEDIKYDRPKAVADFANNVFHKEVSLPFRDWIQQMCMSMDANATIKWLISLRDFDLRSDMSKVNVPTAIFHGKNDKICPFELGQTLHKNIKSSKLVIFEESGHGLWHDELEKFNTEFINFIKQ
- a CDS encoding alpha/beta superfamily hydrolase: MFKNKFFIFLLCFYVYNINALNVLVHGTLFPGLSHLVRMFDIPLGMNTAHALNKSYAHGRMIHLLSQNSPIFSIDSFYTFGWSGKLSFNARKLAALDLYRELKSLKLSLKDPNESINLICHSHGGNVALLLTEIVQEYQDNEFFIDRLILLATPVQKATENYVSNVIFKKVYLFYSEGDLTQVLDPQGLYYSSKNEEKQIPLFSKRVFSPTPNLKQARVLVDDYDPKHIDFIWKDILIKSLDKMIQLLDREDHKIISMINISEDGTPELILS
- a CDS encoding FAD-dependent oxidoreductase encodes the protein MENNFSKVFMFLCLLNFSNHLADCSYDLNLIKDKINIIPLAVLGTGPAGLSAGIYGARSGLHTVVFHGPTPLGQLKDGILVENWPCVNKDSGLNIMNNLEHQAKSFGTYLVNDTIKEVDFSTWPFKLHSQEDPNRYYYALSLVIATGATPKRLGVKNEDKYWIKGILSCPLCDAHLIKDQHAVVIGGGDSAVERILQLAPYAKEITLILRSEKVRAIHDMYKKIKDLPHVKILFNKDIESFEGDGNKLTGVNIIDTKTGEKSIVKTNWVFLSIGFDPNSSVFKDQLNLDPDGYINHDSLTQETNIKGIYAAGNVCDRIYKQASTASGDATKAAANAVKFLSDLDMSPELKKIVKQNSYYPVQEDILKIESIASQKQLDEIINKREPVLIEFYSPLCSLCKSMKKTIGAIAYKYKDKMKFYKVDILKNRELTKNYNIGVVPEFLFFKDGKLIGSRSQELSRVQLIEFIELSLKS
- a CDS encoding ankyrin repeat domain-containing protein, whose product is MKILIYLSIITLTFSLSNCMQKSEQDILHDKLCAFASMNADKIKEILESRETFDINYKCSNNDTPLHIAVKTGQVKIIDLILNYNIKSWYNFFGLGLYYPADINVQNNQGNTPLHEAAKATTIKFVTSAQHLLDNSHHDIDVNIKNNEENTALHVLVKSFFERKKSQSQELIDKKIKLINKLIEKGAQIDLKDKTGNTALHLALKTCNVEMLDTLVRGMQNQRMCINLNVQNNNDETPLHIAARYCKVNAKDIVNLLLNYGADVNIYNILSLRPLDVAILKDNKEVVEAILYNQGQVSNLNINEQIGENITIEKEYKHIFSGGETALHLATYIGNQYIINLLLNAGIDRTIRNNEGLTAEDITKKKHSYLIHSLQSFSATLPALSSK